Genomic segment of Paenibacillus sp. FSL R5-0623:
TATTATATCGGAAAGCCACATCATGGGTCAAATTCATCCCCTCATAAACAAAGAGCAATCCCGTAATAACGAGACTGCTCTTTGTCTATCCTAAAACGTCGGACAGCTTGTATCAGAAATATTGTGCGCCATTACTCGCAATGACATCTTGGTACCAGTGAAAACTCTTCTTTTTCACTCTGCGAAGTGTGCCCGTACCATCATTATTTCGGTCTACATAGATATAGCCATAACGTTTCTTCATCTCTCCAGTACCCGCACTGACCAGGTCAATCGGTCCCCAGCTTGTGTAACCTATGAGCTCTACACCGTCTTGAATCGCTTCAGCCATCTCGGCAAAATGACTATTCAAATATTCGATGCGATAGTCATCTTCTACGGAGTCATTGTCTAACAACACATCGGTTGCTCCAAGTCCATTTTCTACGATAAACAAAGGTTTGCCATAGCGGTCATGCAGTTGATTAAGCGTAATTCGAAGCCCCTTAGGATCAATGGTCCACCCCCACTCGGAAGCTTGCAGATAAGGGTTCTTCACCGAACCAAATACATTGCCTTCTGTCGAATCTTTCAAAATCTCAGGGTCTGTACTGGTGCACCGGCTTGCATAATAGCTAAAACCGATATAATCGACCGTGTTCTGCATCAAGATCTCTGAGTCTTCCGGTTGCATGTCAATCCGAATGTCATTTTCCCTGAAAAATCTTTTTGTATAACCCGGATATGCTCCCTTCGACTGCACGTCGATGAAGAAGAATGACTCGCGATCTTTCTCCATGGCTTTCCATACATCATCCGGATTAGAGCTGTACGGATACACCATTCCAGCGGCTAACATACATCCAATCTGTGCATCAGGAATGATCTCATGACAAGCCTTAACAGCAAGTGCACTCGCTACTAATTCATGATGTGCTGCCTGATACAGAATCTGATCTTTGTTTTCACCATCCTGAAGGACAATGCCCGCTCCAATATACGGAAGATGCAGCAACATGTTGATCTCGTTAAACGTCATCCAGTATTTCACTTTATTCTTGTATCGATTGAACAATGTCGTCGCATATTTCTCGAAGAAACCGATCATCTTGCGGTTCTTCCACCCGCCGTAAGTCTCGACCAGATGTACAGGTACATCGAAATGGCAGATCGTCACCACAGGTTCAATGTTGTATTTTAATAACTCATCAAAGACATCATCATAAAATTGCAAGCCTGCTTCGTTTGGCTCCGCTTCATCACCATTAGGGAAAATCCGTGCCCAGGCTATGGAAAGCCTGAGGCACTTAAATCCCATTTCTGCAAATAACGCAATATCTTCCTTATATCGATGATAGAAGTCAATGGCTTCATGTGAAGGATAGAATTCTCCTGTTTTGGGCTCATACGAATCCAGATTACCCAGAGCAATATTCCATCGATTGGCACCAATCGGAATCAGATCTACCGTTGTTAAACCTTTGTCACCTTCCAGATAAGCACCTTCCAATTGATTCGCTGCGGTTGCTCCTCCCCAGAGAAAATTTTCCGGGAAGGCTGTAAACTTTTCATTCATTGAGGAGTTCCTCCTTAACCATCCTTAGTTTGAATTAGCTTAATACCGTGATCAATTTATCTTTCTCATGAACGGAGGCATCTTTTGTTCCTACAACGTCCAGATAATTTGAAGTATTAGTAACAATGATCGGTGTAACCGTCTCATACCCTGCATCTTTAATCGCTTGCAGATCAAACTCAACAATCAGGTCACCTGCGTTAACACGGTCTCCATCTTTCACATGAGTTGTAAAATGTTCACCTTTCAGCTTGACCGTATCCTGTCCAATATGGATCAGCATCTCTACACCATCATCGCTGACAAGACCAATGGCGTGTTTGGTACGATATACGGTTTGAACAACACCGGTGATTGGAGATACCACTCTACCACTGGTTGGACGAATGGCAATCCCTTTACCCATGTGCTCACCTGCAAACGTTACGTCATTAATTTCGTTCAATGCAACGACTTCACCAGCCATTGGGCTTACAATTTCGTATCTGCTGTTCGGATTTGGATCAAGTACTGGTGCTGGAGCTGGTGTAGCTTCCACTTTGTCTTTGAATCCAACCACGTACGTCAGAATAAAACCAAGGATGAACGCGATACCACATGCAACCAGAGCCATATAGAAACCTGAATCAACACCTGTTGCTTTATTAATGAAGCTTGGGAAACCGAACACGCCCAGTCCACCAAAGATGTATAATTTCGAACCGGCCAATCCCAAGATACCGCCACCGATACCACCTGCAATACAGCTCATGATAAACGGTTTTTTCAGTGGAAGTGTCAGACCGTAGATGGCTGGCTCAGTCACACCGAAGATACCCGAGATGAATGCAGGAATACCTAATGATTTCAATTTCGTGTTTTTGGTTTTTAGTATAACCGCAAGTACAGCACCGATTTGGGCAAAGGAGGCAGCGAAAGACATAGCAATTACCGGATCAGCCCCAGAAGTACTCAAGTTAAGAAGCATGACTGGCACGAGTCCCCAGTGGAGCCCAAACAGTACAAACACTTGCCACAAACCACCGATAATCAAACCTGTAACAACTGGACTTAAATCGTAGATGCCTGTTGCTCCTGCACCAATCAACTGTCCTGCCCAAGTGGATACTGGACCAATGAGAATGAATGTTGCCGGAACGATAACGAGCAAAGTAAAGAATGGAACAAGGAACGTGCTAACGACTTTAGGAATAATATTTTTAAAGAATCTTTCAATTTTAACAGCGAAGAATGTAGCAATAATGATTGGAATGACCGATGTTGAATAACTCATCAGAATAACTGGAATACCCAGGAACGTAATGTGAATCGGTGATTCAATTAACGTACCTGCAAACAGGGTGTACAATGGATCTCCAGCAGTCAGGCCGGACAGCGTAGGATAAACTAATGAAGCACCTATCGCCATACCGAGGAATGGTGAACCGCCAAATTTCTTGATTGCCGTGTAACCAAGGAAGATCGGGAAGAAGTAGAACAGACAGTCACCCGTTGCATTCAACAGTTGGTACGTTCCAGAAGTGTCTGTAATCCATCCAAAGGATAAAAACATGGCTGTGAAACCTTTGATCATACCTGTGGCAGCCAGCAAACCGAGTAACGGTGTGAATACACCGGAGATCATGTCGATAAATCGGCTGAACAACCCTACTTTTTTGCCTGAGTTGTCCGTTTCCTCTTCAACTTGTCCTTCGCTTGGGAAATTCCCTGCTTTAACGACTGCTTTATATACATCCGGCACTTCGTTGCCTATAACGACCTGATATTGTCCACCACTTTGCATGACGGTAATAACACCTGGCAGATTTTTAAGTTCTTCCGTTTTGGCTACGCTTTCATTTTTCAGTTTAAACCGCAATCTTGTAACACAATGGAATACGCTGTTCACATTCTCGCGACCACCTACACCTGATAGAATGTCCTTAGCTAATTGATCGTAGTTGCTCATTGTAATTCTCCCTCTCTAAGTAGACTCCCCATGAATTTTTGAAACAAATAAAACCTGAACCACTGAACATACACAACATACCGGATCGTCCGGAAATCAGTCGTGTTATTCAGCAATTCAGGTTTTGCCCTTAACGGTTGCAACCCTGTAAGGCTGTACACATTGGTATTTAATTATTTGGATAACGAAAGTAAGTTACATTCCATACCCTCTGAACTGAGGATGGTCGGCATTGCCTGATTGAACAGTTACAATCCGATTGATGTATGCGCTTACTTCTTGAACTCATCATAGTACATCTGAACTACGTTTGCAACACTTATTTTTATTAAGTTCGCAAATACATTGGAGTGACCGAAAATGAAAAAAAGAGACCACTTCGAAAACATCAAAGTGGTCTCTATGAAGCTAATGTTCAGATTAATAAAATACCCACTAAAGCAGAATTAACCTATAACCGTAACCAATTTATCCTTTTCTTGCACTTCACGACTTGTTGTAGCAACCACGTCCAAATAATCAGCCGTATTCGTTACAATAATCGGTGTTACGGTCTCATAACCCGCCTCAATAATAGCCTGCAGATCGAATTCAACGATCAGATCGCCAACACTCACCCGATCCCCATCTTTCACATGGGCAGTGAAATGTTGACCTTTGAGCTGTACCGTATCCTGACCGATATGGATCAGAATCTCTACACCTTGATCATCTACCAGACCAATTGCATGTTTGGTACGGTATATCGTCTGTACCACACCATTAATCGGGGATACAACTCTTCCACTGGTTGGGCGAATAGCAATCCCTTTACCCATATGTTCACCAGCAAATGTAGCATCATTAATTTCTTGCAAAGGAACTACCTCACCCGTCATCGGGCTGGTAATTTCGTAGCGATTGTTGGGATTAGGCTCAAGTGCAGCCTTCTCTTCTTTTACTGGCTCTGGAGCCTGTTTGGCAGCCTCTGGATTAGCAGGATCTTTGAATCCTACAAAATAAACGAGAACAAAACCTAGTACAAAAGCAATGATAGTGGCAATCATGGCCATCCAGAATTCATAGTTGATCCCCTCTGTGGGACTAATCAGCGCTGGAACACCAAAGATTCCTGAAGCAAATACAAACATTTTGGAACCTGCGAAGCCAATAATACCACCAGCCGTTGCAGAAGCAATACAACTCATAATAAATGGTTTTTTCAATGGCAACGTAAGGCCATAAATAGCAGGCTCAGTTACACCAAAAATCCCGGACACAAAAGCAGGAACACCCAGTGATTTAAGTTTGGTATTTTTTGTTTTAAGCATAACCCCAAGAACGGCACCAATCTGAGCAAAAGAAGCAGCAAACATCATCGCCAGAATCGGATCTGCTTTCAGAGTGGACAGATTGAGCAACATGATTGGTACGATACCCCAGTGTAACCCGAAGATAACCAATACTTGCCACAATCCACCAACAACAATACCAGTCACCAACGGACTCAAGTCATAGATGCCCGATACCCCGGCACCAATCAGCTGACTTGCCCATGTCGCGATTGGACCAATCAAAAGGAATGTTACAGGTACAACAATCAGAATTGTAAAGAATGGCGTGAGGAATGTTCTCACAACAGAAGGAATGATTTTTTTGAAGAACGTTTCTACCTTTGCTCCAAAATAAGCAGCAATAATAATCGGAATGACGGATGAGGAATAACTCATCAAGATAACGGGAATACCCAGGAACGTGATATGAATCGGTGATTCAAACAATGTGCCTGCAAACAGCGTATAGAGCGGTTCCCCACCACTAAGACCTGATAAGGTCGGATATACTAGTGATGCTCCGATGGCCATCCCGAGGAATGGAGATCCACCGAATTTTTTCATAGCTGTGTAACCCA
This window contains:
- a CDS encoding beta-glucoside-specific PTS transporter subunit IIABC; translation: MSNYDQLAKDILSGVGGRENVNSVFHCVTRLRFKLKNESVAKTEELKNLPGVITVMQSGGQYQVVIGNEVPDVYKAVVKAGNFPSEGQVEEETDNSGKKVGLFSRFIDMISGVFTPLLGLLAATGMIKGFTAMFLSFGWITDTSGTYQLLNATGDCLFYFFPIFLGYTAIKKFGGSPFLGMAIGASLVYPTLSGLTAGDPLYTLFAGTLIESPIHITFLGIPVILMSYSTSVIPIIIATFFAVKIERFFKNIIPKVVSTFLVPFFTLLVIVPATFILIGPVSTWAGQLIGAGATGIYDLSPVVTGLIIGGLWQVFVLFGLHWGLVPVMLLNLSTSGADPVIAMSFAASFAQIGAVLAVILKTKNTKLKSLGIPAFISGIFGVTEPAIYGLTLPLKKPFIMSCIAGGIGGGILGLAGSKLYIFGGLGVFGFPSFINKATGVDSGFYMALVACGIAFILGFILTYVVGFKDKVEATPAPAPVLDPNPNSRYEIVSPMAGEVVALNEINDVTFAGEHMGKGIAIRPTSGRVVSPITGVVQTVYRTKHAIGLVSDDGVEMLIHIGQDTVKLKGEHFTTHVKDGDRVNAGDLIVEFDLQAIKDAGYETVTPIIVTNTSNYLDVVGTKDASVHEKDKLITVLS
- a CDS encoding 6-phospho-beta-glucosidase; the encoded protein is MNEKFTAFPENFLWGGATAANQLEGAYLEGDKGLTTVDLIPIGANRWNIALGNLDSYEPKTGEFYPSHEAIDFYHRYKEDIALFAEMGFKCLRLSIAWARIFPNGDEAEPNEAGLQFYDDVFDELLKYNIEPVVTICHFDVPVHLVETYGGWKNRKMIGFFEKYATTLFNRYKNKVKYWMTFNEINMLLHLPYIGAGIVLQDGENKDQILYQAAHHELVASALAVKACHEIIPDAQIGCMLAAGMVYPYSSNPDDVWKAMEKDRESFFFIDVQSKGAYPGYTKRFFRENDIRIDMQPEDSEILMQNTVDYIGFSYYASRCTSTDPEILKDSTEGNVFGSVKNPYLQASEWGWTIDPKGLRITLNQLHDRYGKPLFIVENGLGATDVLLDNDSVEDDYRIEYLNSHFAEMAEAIQDGVELIGYTSWGPIDLVSAGTGEMKKRYGYIYVDRNNDGTGTLRRVKKKSFHWYQDVIASNGAQYF
- a CDS encoding beta-glucoside-specific PTS transporter subunit IIABC, with protein sequence MKHEQLAKDILSGVGGKQNINSVVHCATRLRFKLKNDNNAKTDELKNLPGVITVMQSGGQYQVVVGNEVSDVYKALLQVGNMNADEPVSTADSESSGKKESLLGQFIDLISGVFTPILGLLAATGMIKGFLSMFTSLEWLDPASGTYQLLNAAGDCLFYFFPIFLGYTAMKKFGGSPFLGMAIGASLVYPTLSGLSGGEPLYTLFAGTLFESPIHITFLGIPVILMSYSSSVIPIIIAAYFGAKVETFFKKIIPSVVRTFLTPFFTILIVVPVTFLLIGPIATWASQLIGAGVSGIYDLSPLVTGIVVGGLWQVLVIFGLHWGIVPIMLLNLSTLKADPILAMMFAASFAQIGAVLGVMLKTKNTKLKSLGVPAFVSGIFGVTEPAIYGLTLPLKKPFIMSCIASATAGGIIGFAGSKMFVFASGIFGVPALISPTEGINYEFWMAMIATIIAFVLGFVLVYFVGFKDPANPEAAKQAPEPVKEEKAALEPNPNNRYEITSPMTGEVVPLQEINDATFAGEHMGKGIAIRPTSGRVVSPINGVVQTIYRTKHAIGLVDDQGVEILIHIGQDTVQLKGQHFTAHVKDGDRVSVGDLIVEFDLQAIIEAGYETVTPIIVTNTADYLDVVATTSREVQEKDKLVTVIG